Proteins encoded in a region of the Patagioenas fasciata isolate bPatFas1 chromosome 21, bPatFas1.hap1, whole genome shotgun sequence genome:
- the LOC136110956 gene encoding interleukin-20-like, translating to MKGSPLFLCLFSTMCWMNLMLTAGNRIFHFGPCRVSMSVTEIRSGFTAIKANIQARDPIRTLSILSYPHSLHKVKSSDRCCIAHRLSNFYVDKVFRHCKTEDSYVNRKISSIANSFLSVKRTLAQCHEQNKCLCGQKSTEKFKQILANYEALDVTSAAIKSLGELDILLDWMEKSP from the exons ATGAAGGGATCCCCCTTGTTCCTCTGCCTCTTCTCCACCATGTGCTGGATGAATTTGATGCTGACAGCTGGGAACAGAATCTTCCACTTCGGACCCTGCAGAGTTTCAATGAGCGTGACTGAGATCCGATCTGGTTTCACTGCAATTAAAGCCAATATC CAAGCCAGGGATCCCATCAGGACCCTCAGCATCTTGTCGTACCCGCACTCTCTGCACAAGGTGAAG TCTTCAGACAGATGCTGCATTGCCCATCGCCTCTCCAACTTCTACGTGGACAAAGTCTTCAGACACTGCAAGACCGAGGATTCATATGTCAACCGCAAAATCAGCAGCATAGCCAATTCCTTCCTGAGCGTAAAGAGGACGCTCGCGCAGTGT CATGAGCAAAATAAGTGCCTGTGTGGACAGAAATCCACTGAGAAATTTAAGCAGATACTTGCCAACTATGAAGCG ctggatgtcACATCTGCAGCAATTAAATCCCTGGGTGAGCTGGACATCCTACTGGACTGGATGGAGAAATCTCCTTAG
- the LOC136110802 gene encoding polymeric immunoglobulin receptor-like yields MTLLAFAFLLAFLPAESANSRYPPKAAISSPVFGPGQVYGLLNGSITVKCFYPPTRVNRHDRKYWCRESGRSCRTVASTSGYAAPGYRGRISITDYPEAENFQIDISGLTAADAGTYQCGIGINGRGLSHKVSLDVSEGPHETEGAELFYVKLHSTLTMSCSFGEDNDSMRKYLCKMEKDGCHDIVDSHGNVDEDYTGRVLLTNEQSPGSFSVVITQMDWEDSGLYLCGAGKYGENGETKELDVHVYEETNVPQVKPTIIGVKGSSVTFECHYEPRKRSSMKYWCKWRQNGCARIIDTTGYVSGPYEGRVAMVDSLANNTMTIILNQLKDSDKGYYWCMTDEEKEQQSSVELKVIDGEPGLQGKKEVEAQVGSRLDLTCSYPCKYYSYQKYWCKWGDASCTPMPAADQRQSELDVTCDTDNKTVVLSFDSVAKTDQGWYWCGVKRDGLFGETMAVYLEVTEGTGAGRSLGLLDIDDPSPAEVPSQPEVPHPANIPAELPIPAKAPHPANIPIPTKDRPPVEVPAEVPHPANVPIPTKDHHPAEVPSPAADGFIPQGRAYSDAEVRGAADSESSDQHQGHSTLPLALGLAGTAILVLVAAFAIFKYRQLKRSDLVSVGSYRTNISMSDFESVKEYSASNNACVKETQETQIGGDEFITAAATPESAAEIKKAKRSSKEDADLAYSTYLLTSNTISQGGSGEDSAVPDMSHPKWEGQI; encoded by the exons ATGACTTTACTGGCGTTTGcctttttgcttgcttttctccCAGCTGAATCGGCAAACAGCAGATACCCCCCCAAGGCAGCAA TCTCAAGCCCCGTGTTCGGACCAGGGCAGGTCTATGGTCTGCTCAATGGCTCTATTACTGTGAAATGCTTCTACCCTCCCACCCGCGTGAACAGACACGACAGAAAGTATTGGTGCAGGGAATcgggcaggagctgcaggaccGTTGCCTCCACCAGCGGCTACGCTGCTCCAGGCTACCGAGGCAGAATCTCCATCACCGACTACCCAGAGGCAGAAAACTTCCAGATCGACATCTCCGGGCTCACAGCGGCAGACGCAGGCACCTACCAGTGTGGTATCGGTATCAATGGCAGAGGGCTCTCCCACAAAGTCAGTCTGGATGTTTCTGAAG GTCCTCATGaaactgagggagctgagctcttCTACGTGAAGCTGCACAGCACTTTGACCATGTCCTGCAGCTTCGGGGAGGACAACGACAGCATGAGGAAATACTTGTGCAAGATGGAGAAAGACGGCTGCCACGACATCGTCGATAGCCATGGGAATGTTGACGAGGATTACACGGGGAGAGTTCTGCTGACGAACGAGCAGTCTCCAGGCTCCTTCAGCGTCGTGATAACCCAGATGGACTGGGAAGACTCGGGCTTGTACCTGTGTGGGGCTGGCAAGTATGGGGAGAACGGAGAAACAAAGGAGCTGGATGTGCATGTCTATGAGG AGACGAATGTTCCTCAAGTAAAGCCCACAATAATCGGAGTAAAAGGAAGTTCGGTAACTTTTGAATGCCACTATGAGCCTCGCAAAAGGTCCTCAATGAAGTATTGGTGCAAGTGGAGACAGAATGGGTGCGCTCGGATCATTGACACCACTGGGTACGTGTCAGGCCCATATGAAGGAAGAGTGGCCATGGTCGACAGCCTGGCTAACAATACGATGACCATCATCCTGAACCAGCTGAAGGACAGTGACAAAGGCTATTACTGGTGCATGACAGACGAGGAGAAGGAGCAGCAATCATCAGTTGAGCTGAAGGTCATAGATG GAGAGCCAGGActgcagggaaagaaggaagTGGAGGCGCAAGTGGGTTCACGGCTGGATTTAACTTGCTCTTACCCCTGCAAGTACTACTCCTACCAGAAATACTGGTGCAAGTGGGGCGATGCCAGCTGCACCCCCATGCCAGCTGCTGACCAGAGGCAGTCGGAGCTGGACGTTACCTGTGACACTGACAACAAGACCGTTGTCCTGAGCTTTGACTCGGTGGCCAAGACAGACCAAGGGTGGTACTGGTGTGGAGTGAAGCGTGATGGCCTCTTTGGGGAAACCATGGCAGTGTACCTGGAGGTGACTGAAG GGACCGGTGCCGGCCGCAGCCTGGGCCTCCTGGATATTGACGACCCCAGTCCTGCCGAGGTCCCCAGCCAACCCGAGGTCCCTCATCCTGCCAACATCCCTGCTGAGCTCCCCATCCCCGCCAAGGCCCCTCATCCTGCCAACATCCCCATTCCTACCAAGGACCGTCCTCCTGTCGAGGTCCCCGCTGAGGTCCCTCATCctgccaatgtccccatccctacCAAGGACCATCATCCTGCCGAGGTCCCCAGCCCTGCCGCAGATGGTTTTATTCCCCAAGGAAGAGCCTACAGTGATGCTGAAGTGCGAGGTGCAGCTGACTCAGAAAG CTCTGATCAACACCAGGGCCACAGTACACTTCCTTTAGCCCTGGGCCTTGCTGGTACCGCGATCCTGGTCCTCGTGGCAGCTTTTGCCATTTTTAAATACAGACAGTTGAAGAGATCTG ATCTGGTGTCCGTCGGGAGCTACAGGACCAACATCAGCATGTCGGACTTTGAAAGTGTGAAGGAGTACAGCGCGAGCAATAACGCCTGCGTGAAAGAGACCCAGGAGACTCAGATCGGAGGGGATG AGTTCATCACCGCCGCAGCTACCCCAGAAAGTGCTGCTGagataaaaaaggcaaaaagg AGCTCCAAGGAGGATGCTGACCTTGCCTACTCCACCTACCTCCTCACCTCCAACACCATCTCACAGGGCGGCTCCGGCGAGGACAGCGCTGTCCCTGACATGTCCCATCCGAAATGGGAGGGTCAGATCTGA